Proteins encoded in a region of the Triticum dicoccoides isolate Atlit2015 ecotype Zavitan chromosome 3A, WEW_v2.0, whole genome shotgun sequence genome:
- the LOC119267099 gene encoding xyloglucan endotransglycosylase/hydrolase protein 8-like translates to MARRFLAVFAVALALSQSASAKSWLDKRFNTDGTVRTGYDASGQDVVMLNLNQQSGAAGFNSKEQYLYGEFSIQMKLITGNSAGTVACIYLSSGDDEWRDEIDMEFMGNSSGHPVVLNTNVWANGDGKKEHQFDLWFDPAADYHTYTIIWNPENILFKVDNLFIRSFKRFAGLPYPSSKPMRLHATLWDGSYWATEKGKIPINWSNAPFVVSYRNFYANTCVSGGACHAGSDRWMKKQLDAAEWGTVKWAERSYMRYNYCDDGYRFPQGMPGECSRY, encoded by the exons ATGGCACGGCGCTTTCTGGCTGTGTTCGCCGTCGCCCTGGCGCTCTCGCAGTCCGCCTCGGCCAAGTCCTGGCTGGACAAGAGGTTCAACACTGACGGCACCGTCCGCACGGGATACGACGCTTCTGGACAGGATGTGGTGATGCTCAATCTCAACCAGCAATCCGGCGCCGCCGGCTTCAACTCCAAGGAGCAGTACCTCTACGGTGAGTTCAGCATCCAGATGAAGCTCATCACCGGAAACTCCGCCGGCACCGTCGCCTGCATCTAC CTTTCTTCTGGTGACGACGAGTGGCGCGACGAGATCGACATGGAGTTCATGGGCAACTCGAGCGGCCACCCGGTGGTGCTCAACACCAACGTGTGGGCCAACGGCGACGGCAAGAAGGAGCACCAGTTCGACCTCTGGTTCGACCCCGCCGCCGACTACCACACCTACACCATCATTTGGAACCCGGAGAACATCCTCTTCAAGGTGGACAACCTCTTCATCCGGTCCTTCAAGCGCTTCGCTGGCCTCCCCTACCCTAGCTCCAAGCCCATGAGGCTGCACGCCACGCTCTGGGACGGCAGCTACTGGGCCACCGAGAAGGGCAAGATCCCGATCAACTGGTCCAACGCGCCTTTTGTCGTCTCCTACCGCAACTTCTACGCCAACACCTGCGTCAGCGGTGGCGCGTGCCATGCCGGCAGCGACAGGTGGATGAAGAAGCAGCTCGACGCCGCCGAGTGGGGCACCGTCAAGTGGGCGGAGCGCAGTTACATGCGCTATAACTACTGCGACGATGGGTACAGGTTCCCGCAGGGGATGCCCGGCGAGTGCAGCCGCTACTGA